A part of Aspergillus flavus chromosome 1, complete sequence genomic DNA contains:
- a CDS encoding putative plasma membrane low affinity zinc ion transporter (zinc-regulated transporter 2), translating to MDVLHTLLTRDEDSGPAPACDAGNEYDGRMGLRISSIFVIMVGSMFGAVFPVLAGQFRRSKYLEWAFFVAKYFGSGVIIATAFIHLLAPAEEALTNECLTGPITEYSWVEGIVLMTIVVLFFVEMMVMRYARFGQSHAHELAHEHNHGEPKHSGSESGSEVLDSKHIPGRDHLGHSREHHDVEMAVHDTSVEEYMAQLTGVFILEFGIIFHSVFIGLTLAVSGAEFVTLYIVLVFHQTFEGLGLGSRLATIPWPRSKRFTPYILGIAFGLSTPIAIAIGLGVRKSYPPEGRTTLIVNGVFDSISAGILIYTALVELMAHEFMFSSSMKKAPIQHVLAAFFLLCLGALLMALLGKWA from the coding sequence ATGGATGTTCTACACACCCTTCTCACCCGGGATGAGGATTCGGGGCCCGCCCCTGCCTGTGATGCAGGCAACGAATATGACGGTCGCATGGGCTTGCGCATCTCCTCTATCTTTGTCATCATGGTCGGTTCCATGTTCGGTGCTGTCTTCCCGGTCCTTGCAGGACAGTTTCGACGTTCGAAATATTTAGAATGGGCTTTCTTCGTTGCCAAGTACTTTGGCTCGGGTGTCATTATTGCCACGGCTTTCATTCATCTGTTAGCTCCTGCTGAGGAAGCCTTAACAAATGAATGCCTAACAGGCCCGATCACGGAGTATTCCTGGGTCGAGGGTATTGTCCTAATGACCATTGTGGTACTGTTCTTTGTCGAGATGATGGTCATGCGGTATGCTCGTTTTGGTCAAAGCCATGCACATGAATTGGCGCATGAACACAACCATGGAGAGCCCAAACATAGTGGCTCTGAGAGTGGTTCTGAGGTCTTGGACAGCAAGCATATTCCCGGCCGGGATCATCTGGGTCACTCCCGCGAACACCATGATGTTGAGATGGCTGTACACGATACGTCCGTCGAGGAGTACATGGCTCAGCTGACTGGCGTTTTCATTCTGGAATTTGGTATCATCTTCCATTCTGTCTTTATCGGCTTGACCCTGGCAGTATCCGGTGCTGAGTTTGTTACACTCTACATCGTCCTTGTCTTCCACCAGACTTTCGAAGGTCTTGGTCTGGGATCCCGACTGGCTACAATCCCCTGGCCTCGTTCAAAACGTTTTACCCCATATATTTTGGGCATTGCTTTCGGTCTGTCGACGCCAATCGCGATCGCGATCGGACTGGGTGTTCGCAAGTCTTACCCTCCCGAGGGCCGCACGACTCTCATCGTTAACGGAGTCTTCGATTCAATTTCCGCCGGTATCCTCATTTACACGGCGCTTGTGGAGCTTATGGCGCATGAGTTCATGTTTAGCAGCTCGATGAAAAAGGCGCCTATCCAGCACGTCCTGGCTGCATTCTTCCTTCTATGTTTGGGCGCTTTGCTGATGGCTCTTCTTGGGAAATGGGCCTGA
- a CDS encoding FKBP-type peptidyl-prolyl cis-trans isomerase (FKBP-type peptidyl-prolyl isomerase, putative), translated as MRFSIFSTLLVSLATLSTAAELGIEKTHEVECTRKTVKGDTVQMHYKGTLQSDGSEFDSSYKRNSPLKFKVGSGMVIKGWDEGLLDMCIGEKRTLTIPPEYGYGSRGVGPIPGGATLIFETELVGIDGVSKDEL; from the exons ATGCGtttctcaatcttctccacccTCCTCGTCTCTCTCGCGACCctctccaccgccgccgaACTCGGCATCGAAAAGACCCACGAGGTAGAATGCACCCGCAAGACCGTCAAGGGCGACACCGTCCAGATGCACTACAAAGGCACGCTCCAGTCCGATGGCTCCGAGTTCGACTCTAGCTACAAGCGCAACTCGCCGTTGAAGTTCAAGGTGGGCTCGGGTATGGTTATTAAGGG ATGGGATGAGGGTCTTTTGGATATGTGCATTGGTGAGAAGCGCACTTTGACCATTCCCCCTGAGTATGGGTATGGGTCTCGTGGGGTTGGACCGATCCCTGGTGGTGCGACTCTGATTTTTGAGACGGAGTTGGTGGGTATTGATGGTGTTTCGAAGGATGAGTTGTAA
- a CDS encoding P-loop containing nucleoside triphosphate hydrolase protein, translating into MDSILDGLNSAQRAAVSSPSPILQVLAPPGSGKTKTLTARVAYLLAHHGYRPQDVICCTFTIKASREMRERLAKLVGDRVQSKLILGTFHSICRRYLVTYGYLIGLRKGFGIADSGDSLAIIRRIVKRLQLNIQPNMARGRISYQKAHGVTPEDLEAKQMKGSKVLEHREFIQVYQAYESHLADSNLLDYDDLLLRCAQLLRQHPECVSNVQSVLVDEFQDTNHIQYQLMNLFASQNRRITVVGDPDQSIYGFRSAEIKNLTRMQQLYSDTSVVLLEDNYRSSGSILSSAQDVIEQDSSRPAKRLQPTHSVGTMPVLRKLPTAEAEAQWIVLEIKRCIAMTGKLLKYSDFAILLRSAALSRQIESEMGKQGMPYRMVGGLRFFDRVEIKLLLDYLRVISQPGNTDALLRIINVPSRKIGEESIRSLMSGAEKANKPLWDFMKDVAQGRRSTEKTLSKPTSNGLGNFVGLIESSREKLLECTDCSAPKKLLEFVIKKLSFREYLTSTYGTNEENKWANVEELMGQAEDTAAAGEENEHDDSLPEIQGLSQQQAHPGEEALSRFLANVALSTEVLQQEGEDGEQSQERVTISTIHAAKGLEWPVVFVPAVYNGIIPHSRAEDSDEERRLLYVAMTRAQALLYLSYPLEQSRSGETTSVSTFLPEKIIESRFRLLGPNLHEQIVYAIADILRRPRPTLEAMLEGQVSLPSTLDDQWTVDGREAADAVFRWDGSRAVDGEEPSAKRPRYSRESSISTTTTYVSASTYTMNGSNLSVPTTMSLGFSTAREYIATSTAAKQEQKPGLGFENKSKTAGTGSSGRSAVGLSQQSISGFFSKPSSQPKPKSSESAPAHCHKTPGDRNNVIGQAVDGKNKNVLPTNFSTYRPQAQRLQAARPILEPSDPNRYTWLATSSKPTEKPILRSGEEGKEISDKGEAGREWAASEVKRPQGPVGGARPATTYHTTTMSMLQSAAPVPTRRTLGIRRSMNGWEERMKRAGNQRP; encoded by the exons ATGGATTCGATACTCGATGGGTTGAATTCCGCGCAGAGAGCCGCTGTGTCGTCGCCATCCCCGATTCTCCAGGTCCTCGCCCCGCCCGGCTCAGGAAAGACCAAGACCTTAACGGCGCGCGTCGCGTACCTCCTCGCCCACCATGGCTATCGACCGCAAGATGTCATTTGCTGCACGTTCACAATCAAAGCGAGCCGGGAGATGCGGGAGCGTCTGGCAAAGTTGGTCGGGGACCGGGTGCAGTCAAAATTGATTCTGGGAACGTTTCACTCCATCTGTCGACGGTACTTGGTGACTTATGGGTATTTGATTGGGCTGCGGAAAGGGTTTGGAATTGCAGATTCCGGGGATAGTTTGGCTATTATTAGG AGAATTGTCAAGCGGTTACAACTCAATATCCAGCCTAATATGGCTCGCGGGCGGATTTCGTATCAAAAAGCTCATGGGGTGACGCCGGAGGATCTGGAAGCGAAACAGATGAAGGGCTCCAAGGTGCTGGAGCATCGGGAGTTTATTCAGGTTTACCAAGCGTACGAATCGCATCTGGCGGATTCGAATTTACTCGATTACGATGATCTACTTCTACGGTGCGCCCAGCTGCTTCGACAACATCCGGAGTGTGTTTCGAACGTCCAGTCAGTCCTAGTCGATGAGTTTCAAGACACAAATCACATCCAGTACCAGTTGATGAACCTTTTCGCATCACAGAATAGACGGATTACAGTTGTCGGGGATCCGGATCAGAGTATATACGGGTTTCGATCGGCTGAGATTAAGAACTTGACGCGTATGCAGCAGCTGTATAGCGATACATCTGTTGTGTTGTTAGAGGATAATTACCGGTCGTCGGGGTCCATCTTGAGCTCAGCTCAAGATGTCATCGAACAAGATTCGTCACGGCCAGCTAAAAGGCTGCAACCAACCCATAGTGTGGGGACGATGCCGGTACTGCGGAAATTGCCAACAGCGGAGGCTGAAGCTCAGTGGATCGTTCTCGAAATTAAAAGATGCATTGCTATGACGGGGAAGCTGCTGAAGTATTCCGATTTTGCGATATTGCTCAGGTCGGCTGCACTTTCGCGACAGATCGAATCGGAAATGGGAAAACAGGGCATGCCGTACAGGATGGTCGGAGGCTTACGTTTCTTCGATAGAGTAGAGATCAAACTACTTCTGGATTACCTGAGAGTTATCAGCCAGCCGGGAAACACCGATGCGCTTCTGCGAATTATCAACGTTCCATCAAGGAAAATCGGTGAAGAATCGATCCGATCGTTAATGAGTGGCGCGGAGAAAGCGAACAAGCCTCTCTGGGATTTCATGAAGGACGTGGCACAAGGTCGCAGGTCGACCGAAAAGACTTTGTCGAAGCCTACCAGCAATGGGCTAGGTAATTTTGTCGGTCTCATCGAGTCGTCGAGAGAGAAACTCCTCGAATGTACCGACTGTTCGGCCCcgaagaagcttcttgagtTTGTGATCAAAAAGCTTTCCTTTCGAGAATACCTTACGTCGACGTACGGTACCAACGAGGAGAACAAATGGGCGAACGTGGAGGAGCTTATGGGCCAAGCGGAAGATACGGCTGCAGCCGGTGAGGAAAACGAGCATGACGATAGCCTCCCAGAAATTCAAGGCCTCTCACAGCAGCAAGCTCATCCGGGAGAAGAGGCATTATCGCGATTTCTGGCCAATGTGGCGCTCTCCACCGAGGTTCTTCAGCAAGAGGGAGAGGACGGTGAGCAATCACAGGAGAGAGTGACGATTTCCACTATCCATGCCGCAAAAGGCCTGGAATGGCCGGTTGTCTTCGTGCCAGCTGTGTATAACGGCATTATCCCTCATTCGCGTGCAGAGGATTCGGATGAAGAGAGACGGCTGCTCTACGTGGCCATGACTAGAGCGCAGGCGCTGTTGTACCTGAGTTACCCCCTTGAGCAGTCCCGCAGCGGTGAAACGACGAGTGTATCAACATTTCTTCCGGAAAAAATCATAGAATCACGATTTCGTCTATTAGGACCTAATCTGCATGAACAGATCGTCTATGCAATCGCTGACATCTTACGGCGGCCGAGACCGACTCTCGAGGCTATGCTCGAGGGTCAGGTCTCACTACCTTCCACGCTTGATGACCAATGGACGGTAGACGGTCGAGAGGCTGCGGACGCCGTGTTTAGATGGGACGGCTCTAGAGCAGTCGATGGAGAGGAACCTAGCGCTAAAAGACCACGGTATAGCCGAGAATCTTCGAtatcaaccacaaccacGTACGTGTCTGCCTCAACATACACAATGAATGGCTCGAACTTGTCCGTACCAACGACCATGTCGCTTGGATTCTCGACAGCACGGGAGTATATCGCGACGAGCACAGCCGCTAAGCAGGAACAAAAGCCGGGACTCGGGTTCGAGAACAAATCAAAAACAGCAGGAACCGGATCATCTGGACGCAGTGCGGTTGGCCTTTCGCAGCAGAGCATATCCGGGTTCTTCAGTAAGCCTTCGTCTCAGCCCAAACCGAAATCTAGCGAATCAGCACCGGCACATTGCCACAAGACCCCTGGCGATCGAAACAATGTCATTGGGCAGGCGGTAGACGGCAAAAATAAAAACGTGCTCCCAACGAACTTCTCGACGTATAGACCACAGGCGCAGCGCCTGCAAGCAGCCCGTCCGATTCTCGAACCGTCGGACCCCAACCGTTACACGTGGCTGGCGACGTCTTCAAAGCCCACGGAGAAACCGATCTTGCGCAGCGGTGAAGAGGGCAAGGAAATATCCGACAAGGGCGAAGCCGGGAGGGAGTGGGCAGCGAGCGAGGTTAAAAGACCTCAAGGGCCGGTTGGGGGTGCCCGACCAGCGACCACGTATCACACGACTACAATGTCGATGTTACAGAGCGCGGCACCAGTACCGACGAGAAGAACTCTGGGGATTCGACGAAGTATGAATGGGTGGGAAGAACGGATGAAGAGGGCAGGCAATCAGCGGCCGTGA